The genomic window TTCCGTCTCGACTTTTTTCCCACGCCTAACTTCCGAAACCTTTTCTATCGGTATAATAACCTGAAAAATAAGGTCCCCTATCTCTTCAGTCTTTATTCGCGTCTCTATGTTTTTTTTAATCCGATACTCCTGCCCTGACAAAACATGCAACGCATACCACTCGACGGGTCCCGGAGGATTAGTGGCAGAAGAGCTTGAGGAACAACCTGGGGAATTTTCTGTCATGAGAATTCTCTGTTAATGCATTCGTGTGATGAAGCCTATGACTTTAACTAAAATAAAATCCGCTGATGTAATAAATGTCGCCAAAAATATTGACGCTACGATCACAACCACAGATGAGTCAATCAGCTCCTTATATTTCTTTAACCCTTTCTGGCTAGGATCCCATGGCCACGTGCATTTTTGCAACTCAGCTCGCGTCTGATCCAAAAAAGCCTTTATCTGAGTCCCAACCTTACGCCAAATCAAGAGTGAGACAACCAAAGCAATCAGCATCACCACAGTTGTGGTGTTAAATACTGGACCTCCCCATTTTAGTAAGCTCGACTCACTCATGTCAGATTAATGTAACAGCATTGATAACCAGGGCAGGAGGGACTCGAACCCCCAACCGACGGTTTTGGAGACCGCTGCTCTACCAATTGAACTACTGCCCTCTTTTATCTGCGGGCTGGATTTCACCAACCCGCAGATCATTATTATATGTAAGTCATCCTTACGAATTAATCAAGAATCTCAGTAACGCGACCTGCTCCTACAGTTCGACCTCCTTCTCGAATTGCAAAACGTATCGACTTCTCCAAAGCTATCGGAGTGATTAACTCAACTTCGATCTCTACATTATCACCGGGCATGACCATTTCCACACCCTCCTTGAGTTTGATGTTGCCCGTAACGTCAGTCGTTCTAAAGTAAAACTGCGGACGGTAACCGCTAAAAAACGGTGTATGGCGCCCGCCTTCTTCTTTTGATAGAACGTATACCTGGGCTCTAAATTTTGAGTGCGGCTTGATCGACCCTACCTTAGCGATGACCTGTCCGCGCTCGATATCCTCTTTTTTGATACCGCGCAAAAGCAACCCTACGTTATCTCCAGCCTCAGCAGTATCAAGAATCTTCCGGAACATTTCAATATCCGTCACCGTCGTCCTCTGCGTAGGACGTAGACCGACAATTTCGACCTCTTCCATCTTTTTCAACACACCGCGCTCAACACGCCCTGTAGCCACTGTGCCGCGGCCCTCAATATTGAATACGTCCTCGATCGGCATCAGAAAAGGCTGATCTTTCGGACGTTCAGGCGTTGGTATGTAGTTATCCACGGCATCCATCAAATCGAGAATGCACTTAGCATCGGGATGTGAAGGATCTCCCGCAGCAAGCGCCTTCGTCGCACTGCCCCGAACAATCGGAATACTATCCCCAGGAAACTCATACTTGGTCAACAGCTCGCGCACCTCTAACTCCACAAGGTCGAGCAAGTCCTTATCATCCACCATGTCGCATTTATTCAAAAACACCACAAGTGCCGGCACCCCGACTTGTCGGGCCAAAAGAATGTGTTCGCGAGTCTGTGGCATGGGACCGTCCGCGGCGCTCACAACCAAAATCGCGCCGTCCATCTGAGCTGCACCCGTAATCATGTTCTTAACGTAGTCCGCATGCCCAGGGCAGTCCACGTGAGCATAGTGGCGTTTTTCAGTTTGGTATTCAACGTGTGCCGTATTAATCGTAATTCCTCGCTCTCTCTCCTCCGGAGCATTGTCAATCTGTTCATATGCCTTTGCCTCGGCCAATCCTTTCTTAGAAAGGATCACAGTGATTGCTGAAGTTAATGTAGTTTTACCGTGGTCAACGTGGCCGATCGTGCCAATATTAACGTGCGGCTTATCGCGCTTAAAAACTTCTTTTGCCATGGATGACTTACCTCAATTTACTATTGCTTTTTGTCCTAGCGGCTGGGACATGGTTTCAATTTAAGGATGTTCTCCGCTACGCAAATCATCCTTCTTTCTGCTATGCCTCTTTCAAGGCCAGCCCATGACCGGGATTGAACCGGTGACCTCGTCCTTACCAAGGACGTGCTCTACCAACTGAGCTACATGGGCAAAAACCTTGCCGATCAGCCGCACACGCGGCTCATCAGAGGCATTTGCATTCACTCCACGTTCAGGATTCACTGAACGCAAAGCAAGCACGCACACTGCCCTGCTCTCCCTTACCTGTCAACAAGATATTTCATACACCTTCCCCAACACCGTGCTGTAGACATATCCCCCTTTCACCACAACTCCCGACTTTCTTAACGCCCCCACATATTCGCTGACCTGCTTTTTATAAGCCGCAGAAACAAAATCCCTCTCATCCGACACTCCATCGGTCTTCCAATCCACCACAATCCACGTTCCATCCCTGCACTCACACACAAAATCAATCACCCGTTCCCCTCCCACACCCTGATCATAATACCTCAACTCATGAAATCGTCTCTTCATCCCTCCTTCCAACCACCTATACCAGTCAGACCCCATCCACCTCTCCACCTCCTCCTTGCCCCGCCCCACCAAATCCCAACCCCTCAAACCATCCAACCTTACACCCACATACTCCCTTATCCATTCCCCACCCTCCCCCCAAGGCCAATCTCTCATCAACTCATGCCACCACATCCCATATGCCACCGCCGGCTCCTCGATCCAAAAAGGCTCCAGCAACTCAACCTCACGACTCTGCGCCACACGCCCTATAACCTCACTCGCCTCCTCGCACCCCAACTCCACAGGAACCACCTCACTATCCTCTACAAAAATCCCTTCCAACCCACCCTCCCCTCCCACCCGCGACACCTTCTGCTCACCACTGCCAGCTTGAGCCAAAATCCTACACCTCCCCTCACCCCCCCCACACTCCATCACCCAACTCCGCCTCCCCGTCGCCTGATAATCCCGAATCTCCTCCAATCCCAACACACAACTCATCCCAACCCCCTCCTTCAACACCTTTTCCCCACCCCAATCCTCCTCCACCCAAATCAACCGCCTCCGCGCCCGCGTGCTCGCCACATAATAATACCGCCTCAACTCCCGAAGCCGCTCCGCTTCATCCTCCTCACACCACCGCTCATAATCCCCACTCCTCCAATCCCCACTCAACGCCGCATACACCTTTCCCTCCCCCCCATCCCAATCCACCACCG from Candidatus Methylacidiphilales bacterium includes these protein-coding regions:
- the tuf gene encoding elongation factor Tu; this translates as MAKEVFKRDKPHVNIGTIGHVDHGKTTLTSAITVILSKKGLAEAKAYEQIDNAPEERERGITINTAHVEYQTEKRHYAHVDCPGHADYVKNMITGAAQMDGAILVVSAADGPMPQTREHILLARQVGVPALVVFLNKCDMVDDKDLLDLVELEVRELLTKYEFPGDSIPIVRGSATKALAAGDPSHPDAKCILDLMDAVDNYIPTPERPKDQPFLMPIEDVFNIEGRGTVATGRVERGVLKKMEEVEIVGLRPTQRTTVTDIEMFRKILDTAEAGDNVGLLLRGIKKEDIERGQVIAKVGSIKPHSKFRAQVYVLSKEEGGRHTPFFSGYRPQFYFRTTDVTGNIKLKEGVEMVMPGDNVEIEVELITPIALEKSIRFAIREGGRTVGAGRVTEILD
- the secE gene encoding preprotein translocase subunit SecE; translated protein: MSESSLLKWGGPVFNTTTVVMLIALVVSLLIWRKVGTQIKAFLDQTRAELQKCTWPWDPSQKGLKKYKELIDSSVVVIVASIFLATFITSADFILVKVIGFITRMH